Below is a genomic region from candidate division KSB1 bacterium.
CGTAAAATCCGTACAACAACGCGATCAGAGCGTGTTGCAGCGTCGATTTGCCGGCTTCGTTCGGCCCGTAAATGATGTTGATCTCGGGATGAAAAGTGAAATGAGCCTCACGCAAGCGCCCAAATCCCTTCAGCGTCATTTCCAACAGTTTCATCGCAACGCAATATCCTCCTGATTGAAAGCTTGCAATCCATAACTCAACGCCTCGAGGCAGCGTTGTTGGTTTTGCGGCTCGGCCTTCATCGCCGCCAAAACTTCGCGTACGAAGGCGCCGCGCACCGTCGGCTCTTGTGCCAGGTGCTGCAGATCGGCCGAGGGCTGCGTCAAATTTTCGAGATGCACAAAAGCAAAATGGTCTTGCAGGCGATGGGTGATCGCCGGCAGGTCCAGAAAAAGCGAAGGCGCCGCGCTGCCGACCAACCGCAGCCGCACGAAGGCTTTGCTGAAATCACGCGCCTGCTGCAGCGCCAGAATTTTGTCGAAGAGTTGTTCGCGATGCGCGCAGTCCTCGACGCTGATCTCGACGGTTTCAAACCGCAGCTTCGCCAGCGGGATCGTTTCGATTTGCGGCGGCTGGCCCGGCTCGATTTGAATCCAGGTCACGCCGTGCTGACCCGGCTCGTCGAAACCGAGCGGCTCGGGGCTGCCGGGATAAACCGCCACCGTGCCGTTGGCGCGCGAAATCTGCGCGGTGTGATAATGCCCGAGCAACGCCAGCGGAAATCCGGCCTGGCGAATGTCTTCGAGCGTCAGCGGCGTGTGATTGTTTTTGGCCTGGGCGGGTGAAGCCACCAGCGTGGCGTGCAAAAGCAGAATCGGAAAACGCCGGGCATCGGCGCGGGGCAATTCAAAATGAAGCAAAAAATTCTGGCGCTCGCTGGGCGAAAGATGCGCCGCCGACCACAGGGAAATTTCCTTCGTCAACGGCCGCTCGCTCAGGCGATTGCTCACAAAAATGTTGACGTTTTCCGGCCACGGGCCGTGTTGATACAGCGAGCCGGCGTCGGCAGCATCGTGATTGCCCGGCGCGATAAACGCCGGAATCGGCGCCAGCCGCTCAAATTCGCTGATCAAAAACGCCGCGGTGTCGGGAGAAATCCGCGCCCGCTCGAACAGATCGCCGGCCACGGTCACCGCCTGGGCTTCGCGCTCTTTGGCGAGATCGATGATGCGGCGCAGGGTTTGACGCATTTGTTCGCGGCAGCGCCGCGCCAATTTCGCCGGCAGGCGGCTGCCGGTAAAGGCGCCATCCAAATGCAAATCGGCAAAATGCAGGATCGAGAACGGCAATGAAAACTCCGAAAAGCTTTATGTTCATCCAGGTTGGTGCAGGCGAGTTGCGCTGATTTAATTCATGAACACAGACAGAAAGATAACAGAAATACGGGAAAAATGCAAATTGTATTCGTAAATTTGTAAAATTAAAACCGGAATCAGCCTTGCAGATCAAAAAGAATTTGGCTATATTTAATTCTATCGGAAAGCCTGTTTAAACAGCACGGTTTTATGGTTGATTATTCTCCATATATCGAGGGTCTCAAACGCCGCGAGGCTGAGAGAAAAGCGAGTTTGGAAAAACGCCGGCAGAAAGCTCTGGTGGTGGCTCAGCAGATTGCCGAGATGTTGCGGCGCGATTTTGATGCCAAAGAGATTTACTTGTTCGGCTCGGCGTTGCGGCCCGGCGAATTTCACGCCCATTCCGACATCGATCTGGCTGCTGAGGGTATTGCGCCAGAACGTTATTTTTCTGCTGTCGGCCGGGCGTTGATGATGTCGGATGAATTTTCTGTGGATTTACTCGATTTTTCAGAATGCCTCCCGGAATTGAAAACCGTTATTTGCAGAAGGGGGAAAAATTATCAACATGAAGTACCTTGTTATTCTTAAGAATGAAATAGCGAAGGAACTCGTCAAGCTGGACAAACTGGTGAAAAGAGTTCTTGACGCCAAACAAAAACATGGCGAAAGCGAGATTTTCGTCGAATTTGCTGCGATGCATTTGCAGTCATATTACACTGGTGTCGAGCATATCTTAAAAACAATTGCAACAAAGATTGACGGATCAATACCTGAAGGTGATCGTTGGCACAAGGATTTGCTCGATCAAGTTGCTATCGAAATTCCTCGAGTTCGCCCCGTGGTTATTTCAAAATCTTTGTGGGACGAGCTTGTTGACTATTTAGCGTTTCGGCATGTGATTCGCAATGTGTATCCCTTTGACATCAATGCAAAAAAAGTTAGAATGATTGGATAAACTGCAGCGCGTTCATGAACAATTAACCCGCGAGCTGGAAGCCTTTCAAGAATTCTTGCAACAAGCCGGCAGCGCTTAATCCTCCATAGATCACAATGAACCCTTTTTTAATCATTCACAAATATTACGATCCCCAAACCGAGTTGTATCGCATTCTGGTCACCCACAGTGTTTTGGTGACAAAAAAAGCGCTCGACCTTGCGGCCAACTTTCAAGCGCGCCAGCCGCAGACCGCAGTCGATGTGAATTTCATTTACGAAGCGGCGATGCTACACGACATCGGGATCTTTCGCTGCGAGGCGCCGGAGATTTTTTGCGCCGGCCGCGAACCTTATATTTGCCACGGCGTGATCGGTCGCGAGATTCTGGAAAGCGAAGGCTTGCCGCGGCACGCGCTGGTTTGCGAACGCCACACCGGTGCCGGTCTATCACAGCAGGACGTGATTCGGCAAAAGCTGCCCATGCCGCTGCGGGATTATTTGCCCATCAGCTTGGAAGAGAAGATCATTTGCTTCGCGGACCGGTTTTATTCCAAAACCCCGCACAAGCTTTTTCGCGAAAAAAAGCTGCGCAAAATTCACCAAAAGATGCGCAACTGGGGGCCGGAAATATTGGCGCGTTTTGAAAACTTGTGTGATTTGCTGGCGCCGGATTGGCGCGGCGAGCTGGCTGAATCCAAAATGCAAAAATGGTTGCAAAATTAGTTTCTACAAAGTGAATTCTGTGCAAAAAAGCAAAGGTTTTCGCCCACAGCAAAAAAATCCCGCAGAAATATTTTTTGATTTTAATTCTGTGGGAGTTCAAATTCAGTGGGCGGTGATTTTTGTTTCAAAAGCATGTTCCCCGACACCATAAAAAAACAACTGTACTCTGCGTCGTTTTTTCAGAAAATTCTCGGCAGTGCGGCGGTCGATAAAGAAATCGTAATTCGCAACGCGCCGGGTTCGCTGCCGGCGGCGTTGGTGGCGTTGCTGTTTGAGGAAACACAAAAGCCGTTTCTGTGCCTTTTTCCTTTTATAGACCAGGCCGAACGTTTCAAAGACGAGCTGGAAGCGCTGTTGCCGGAAGGCGCGGCGACGCTTTTTCCGCCGCCGAAAGTTCTGCCGTGGGGACATCACGAGGCCCACGCCACTTCGCAGCAGCTCGAAGTCCTGGAGCGGCTGTTGGATTTGAAGAACAACCAAACCAACAGCGGTGACCAAGCCGGCGCTTTCATCATCGTTGGCAACGTTCATTCCATCAAAGCCGAGTTGCGGCCGCCGGAGGCGATGCGCATTCAAAAGCTGCATCTCCAGCGTGGGGCGGAAGCGCCGTTTGCCACCGTCATTGAACAACTGGCTGGCATGGATTTCGAACGCCAGCCGATGGTCGAGATGCCGGGCGAGATGAGCGTGCGTGGCGGCATCATCGACATCTACCCGTTCTCGCGCGCCTTGCCGATTCGCGTTGAATTTTGGGGCGATACCATCGAGTCGATTCGCGAGTTCGATCCGGCGACGCAGCGTTCGCAGCGGGAGCTGCAGGATTTCGTCGTTTATCCGCAGCGATTTCAACCCGACGGTCGCCGGCCCGATGAAAAAGAGCAGACCGCTTCACTGCTGGATTATCTTCCAGACGATACCCGCGTGTGCTTTTTTCAAACCGAGCAGATGGCGGTGGCCTTGAAAGCCTCCGCGGAAACTTCGGGCAATAGCCGCGACGAAGAGTGGCTGCCGGCGGAAGAGGGCGACACCTTCGACAACGAGGCGCGAGAAGAATTTTTTGCGCTGTTCAAGCGTTTTACGCGGATTTCTTTTCCGGCGGTTCAGGTCGAGGCCGCCAAAACCGTGATCGACTGCCAGGCGCATCCCCAACCCTCCTTTCATGGCGATCTCGTTGCTTTGCGCCGCAACATGGAGAAATTTGTCGAGCAGCATAATCCGGCGCAGCTTTACTTTCTTTGCGAATCGCCGGCGCACAGCGAGCGGCTCAAAGATTTATTCGAGGAACGCGATTTTAATTTTTCCGGATTGCACGTCGTCGCCGCCGGATTGCACGGCGGCTTTCAATTGCCGCAGCTCGGCCTGGCGGTTTACACCGATCACGAATTTTATGGCCGCGTCCGCCGGGTGCGCCAGCGCCGGCGATACAAGGAAGGCCTGACCTTCCGCCAGCTCAAAACGCTGATGCGCGGCGATTACGTCGTGCACGTCGATCACGGCATCGGCGTTTATCAGGGCTTGCAGAAAATCACCACCGGCGGCTTCGAGCGCGAATGCTTGGTGATTCAGTATCAGGAGGCCGACAAGCTTTTCGTGCCGCTCGACAAAATGGATCGTGTGCAAAAATACAGCTCGCGCGACGGCATGGCGCCGCGCGTTCACAAGCTCGGCGCGCCGGATTGGGATCGCTTGAAGACGCGCACCAAGCGCCGCATCAAAGACATCGCGCGCGATCTGATCAAGCTCTATGCGGCGCGCAAGGCACAAAAGGGCATCGCTTTCCCGGCGGATACGTATTGGCAAAAAGAACTGGAAGCGTCGTTCATTTACGAAGACACACCCGACCAGGCCCGCGCCGTCGAGGAAGTCAAGCGCGACATGGAAAACGAAAATCCGATGGATCGCCTGGTCTGTGGCGACGTCGGCTACGGCAAAACCGAGGTCGCGATTCGTGCGGCGTTCAAAGCCGTGCAGAACAGCAAGCAAGTCGCGGTTTTGGTGCCGACCACGATTTTGGCGCAGCAGCATTACCAGACTTTTCGTGAGCGCCTGCGAAAATATCCGGTGCAGGTGGAGGTACTCTCGCGTTTCCGTTCCGCCGCCGAGCAAAAGCAAATCGTCGCCAAGCTCAAGTCTGGCGAAGTCGACATCGTTATCGGCACGCATCGTTTACTCTCCAAAGACGTCGCCTTCAAAGATCTCGGCCTGCTGATCGTCGACGAGGAGCAGCGTTTCGGCGTGCGCCACAAAGAAAGGTTGAAACAGCTTCGCGTCAATGTCGACGTGCTGACGCTTTCGGCCACGCCGATTCCGCGCACCCTGCACATGTCGCTGCTCGGTGTGCGCGACTTGTCCAACATCAACACCCCGCCGAAGGATCGTTTGCCGGTTCACACTGAGATCGTGCAGTTCGACCGCGATTTGATTCGGCAGGTCATTTTGCGCGAGGTGCATCGTGGCGGGCAGGTGTTCTTCGTGCACAACCGCGTCAGCTCGATTTATCGCATGGCGGATTTGCTGCAGCGCGTCGTGCCCGAGGTTGAATTCGGCGTCGCGCATGGTCAGATGAACGAGCGCGAGCTGGAGCAGGCGATTCTGGATTTTATGGAGCGCAAGTTTCATGTGCTGGTTGCGACGATGATCATCGAATCCGGCATCGACATGCCCAACGTCAACACCATGATCATCAATCGCGCCGACCGTTTTGGCTTGGCGCAATTGTACCAGTTGCGCGGCCGCGTCGGGCGCAGCCATTACAAAGCCTATTGTTATTTGGTGATTCCCCCTGTTCGCAATCTCACAACCGAAGCCATCAAGCGCTTGGAGACCATCGAGCAATTCACCGAACTGGGCAGCGGCTTTCACATTGCGATGCGCGATTTGGAGATTCGCGGCGCCGGCAACATGCTGGGCGCGGAGCAGAGCGGCTTCATCGAGGCGCTGGGCTTCGATTTGTATTGCAAAATTCTCGACGCGGCCGTGCAGGAAGCGCGGCTGGAAGAATTTCCGCAGGAGGCCGTCGCCGCGGTTTCAGAGAAAAAAGAGGAATGCCGCGTCGAATTGGACGGTGACGCGTACCTGCCCGACGATTACGTTGAAATACCAGCGGAGCGCGTGGCGATCTATCGCCGTCTCGCTGAAGCCAAAAAAATTTCCGAGATCGAAGCGGTGCGTGAGGAGTTGGCCGACCGCTTTGGCCGCCTGCCGGACGCCGCGGAAAACTTGCTGGGCATGGCGAGCTTGAAACTGATCGGCACCGCGCTCGGCTTGCGCAGCTTGCAAATCACGCCGAGGCAAAGCCTGGGAATTTTCGGAGAGAATGGTCGCCCCGCGAGCGGGGAACCCATGAAGCACTGGCTCGGTTCAATGGTGCAACGCGCCGCGCTTCCGTTCGAGTTCGTGCAGCGGCCGGGGTTGGGCGTGCGCTTGCCGATTCCCAAACCGGAGCGCGCCTTGCCGGTGACGTTGAAATTTTTGAAAAGCTTGTTGCAGGAAAAATAAACCGGAGAATCAAAAATCCCATGAGGCAAAAAGACGTCTTGAATAAAGTGAGGAAGAATAAAAAAATCCTGGCGGCTGTTTTGATCTGTTTTCATTTTGCCGCCTGTGAAAAGCCGCAGCCGCCGCCGGAGACAGCCGTGGCGCGCGTCGGTTCGGCGTCGTTGACGGTTTCTGATATTCTCAACGACATTCCGCACGAGTTTCGGCGCCGTCTCAACAAAAATGAATTGCAAGATTACGTCGTGCGCTGGATCGATTCGCAGATTCTTTATCAGGAAGCCCAAAAGCGTCTCTTGCACCAAAGCGAATATGTGCGCCGCGAAATGTGCCGCCTCGAGCGCGAGCTGGCGGTGAACGCCCTGCTGG
It encodes:
- a CDS encoding exonuclease SbcCD subunit D, with the translated sequence MPFSILHFADLHLDGAFTGSRLPAKLARRCREQMRQTLRRIIDLAKEREAQAVTVAGDLFERARISPDTAAFLISEFERLAPIPAFIAPGNHDAADAGSLYQHGPWPENVNIFVSNRLSERPLTKEISLWSAAHLSPSERQNFLLHFELPRADARRFPILLLHATLVASPAQAKNNHTPLTLEDIRQAGFPLALLGHYHTAQISRANGTVAVYPGSPEPLGFDEPGQHGVTWIQIEPGQPPQIETIPLAKLRFETVEISVEDCAHREQLFDKILALQQARDFSKAFVRLRLVGSAAPSLFLDLPAITHRLQDHFAFVHLENLTQPSADLQHLAQEPTVRGAFVREVLAAMKAEPQNQQRCLEALSYGLQAFNQEDIALR
- a CDS encoding nucleotidyltransferase domain-containing protein — translated: MVDYSPYIEGLKRREAERKASLEKRRQKALVVAQQIAEMLRRDFDAKEIYLFGSALRPGEFHAHSDIDLAAEGIAPERYFSAVGRALMMSDEFSVDLLDFSECLPELKTVICRRGKNYQHEVPCYS
- a CDS encoding HD domain-containing protein, encoding MNPFLIIHKYYDPQTELYRILVTHSVLVTKKALDLAANFQARQPQTAVDVNFIYEAAMLHDIGIFRCEAPEIFCAGREPYICHGVIGREILESEGLPRHALVCERHTGAGLSQQDVIRQKLPMPLRDYLPISLEEKIICFADRFYSKTPHKLFREKKLRKIHQKMRNWGPEILARFENLCDLLAPDWRGELAESKMQKWLQN
- the mfd gene encoding transcription-repair coupling factor, whose amino-acid sequence is MFPDTIKKQLYSASFFQKILGSAAVDKEIVIRNAPGSLPAALVALLFEETQKPFLCLFPFIDQAERFKDELEALLPEGAATLFPPPKVLPWGHHEAHATSQQLEVLERLLDLKNNQTNSGDQAGAFIIVGNVHSIKAELRPPEAMRIQKLHLQRGAEAPFATVIEQLAGMDFERQPMVEMPGEMSVRGGIIDIYPFSRALPIRVEFWGDTIESIREFDPATQRSQRELQDFVVYPQRFQPDGRRPDEKEQTASLLDYLPDDTRVCFFQTEQMAVALKASAETSGNSRDEEWLPAEEGDTFDNEAREEFFALFKRFTRISFPAVQVEAAKTVIDCQAHPQPSFHGDLVALRRNMEKFVEQHNPAQLYFLCESPAHSERLKDLFEERDFNFSGLHVVAAGLHGGFQLPQLGLAVYTDHEFYGRVRRVRQRRRYKEGLTFRQLKTLMRGDYVVHVDHGIGVYQGLQKITTGGFERECLVIQYQEADKLFVPLDKMDRVQKYSSRDGMAPRVHKLGAPDWDRLKTRTKRRIKDIARDLIKLYAARKAQKGIAFPADTYWQKELEASFIYEDTPDQARAVEEVKRDMENENPMDRLVCGDVGYGKTEVAIRAAFKAVQNSKQVAVLVPTTILAQQHYQTFRERLRKYPVQVEVLSRFRSAAEQKQIVAKLKSGEVDIVIGTHRLLSKDVAFKDLGLLIVDEEQRFGVRHKERLKQLRVNVDVLTLSATPIPRTLHMSLLGVRDLSNINTPPKDRLPVHTEIVQFDRDLIRQVILREVHRGGQVFFVHNRVSSIYRMADLLQRVVPEVEFGVAHGQMNERELEQAILDFMERKFHVLVATMIIESGIDMPNVNTMIINRADRFGLAQLYQLRGRVGRSHYKAYCYLVIPPVRNLTTEAIKRLETIEQFTELGSGFHIAMRDLEIRGAGNMLGAEQSGFIEALGFDLYCKILDAAVQEARLEEFPQEAVAAVSEKKEECRVELDGDAYLPDDYVEIPAERVAIYRRLAEAKKISEIEAVREELADRFGRLPDAAENLLGMASLKLIGTALGLRSLQITPRQSLGIFGENGRPASGEPMKHWLGSMVQRAALPFEFVQRPGLGVRLPIPKPERALPVTLKFLKSLLQEK